The sequence tattctctttcagattattttccattacaagttattataagatcttgaatatagtttcctgtgctattcagtaggttcttgttgtctatctgttttatatatgctagcgtgtgtatgttaatcccaaactcctaatttatccctcccctaccatttccctttggtaaccatagtttgttttctatgtctgtgagtctagtCGTGGTTCGTAAATAAGCTCATCTGTATCactttttctagattccacatgtaagtgatatcatatgatatttgtctttctctgtctgatttacttcacctTATATGATAATCactaggtccatcaatgttgctgcaaatggcattactttattctttttatggctgagtagtattctattgtctatatataccacaaattcttcaTCTGTTCATCTATCAATAGACATggaaggttgtttccatgtcttgcctataaATAGTGcttgtaaatagtgcttttgtgaacactggggtgcatgttatctttttgatttagaattttctccagatatatgcccagaagtgggataggCACCTACTACTTTTAAGATGGTTTGGGGCAAAGCTTATTAGATCAAAAACTGCCCCTGTACACGGAGGGCAagaagagaccaaagaaagaggcagagcacTCCAGATTGATAGGTAGcagtttaataagcaagggaacttacataTAAGCTTGGCTTGAGAGGTCATAAGATGGGTAGATCTTTGCACCCTCttgccagaattttttttaattgaaatatagttgatttaccatattgtgttaatttcaggtgtacagcaaagtgatatgACTATTTTTTAGACTACattccagtataggttattacaagatattgaataaaattccctgtgctatacagtaaatccttgttactTATCGATTTTAtgtatagcagtttgtatctgttaatctcatactcctaatttgtccctctcttcttccctctcccctttgggaaccatatttgctttctatgtcgatgagtctgtttctgttttgtatatagattcatttgtattattttttagagtccatttacaagtgatatcatatagtatttcaAAGTCAAGGCTATGTCCTTGGAACAGCTCTCTCTGTGGGAATGGTAGGCAAAGTGTACATTCCAAGGACAGAAGTGCCTCCAACTGCCCGGGTCCAGCTCGAAGGTCAACTGGTGGTTACTTCCCCTTGATTGCCTCCTCCAGCATTCTACTTCCCCTCTTGTGAAGAGCTCTTACAATCTCACACGACCCGCCCACCCTCTTCAGCAACGTGCCCTAAGCAGTCAGCAAGAGGTGTCCCTAGTATGGGGGTGCTATAAAGCTGGGCGGCTATCCAGCAGCACTGGAGGCAGCTACCACAGCAACAATACAGGCATTTGCAAGAGAAAACACAGGGATAATAGTCCAGTTCATCATAGAGTTGTTAAGACTAGTCTCTTCATGTGCTTAGAAAAATGCTTGGTGCATAGGAAGTGGTCGATaacattaattattattttttttatgagaCTGACCATTGTGGAAGGTAGAAAACTATCATCATTGCTTATGGAATAACAATTCCATAGGTAATTCCCTTAAAGGTGGCAAACTGACTGAATTCTCACTGTTCCTCATCCTAAACACTCACCATTTCTACTTCCTGCAGATTTGTAAATACTTCTTCATACCACTTTGTATGGTTTTCCTTGATATCAGAGAGGATGGATTTCAGAGTAGAGCCGAATTCAATGATGCTAGAAAACTCACCTTGGTAGATATAAGGGAAGCCAGCAGTATGCATGGCCACCAATGAACCATTTGAATCAAAAACAGGGGAGCCAGAAGATCCCAAGTAAAAAGAGGTGTGATAAGTGATCAAGCCAGACTCTCGAATTGTTTCTGGGAAACTTCTTTGAGTGTGCATATGGATATACTGCATGCCAGGACTATAACTCTCTGCTTCCCTAGCCTGAAGACTTTCCTGATACGCCTCTTCACGCTGACCCTGTGGGATCACAGAACAAGCATCAGTAGACTTTGCCTGCCCATCTGGATGGCCAATAATATATATCAACCCACTATGTGGTGCAGGACCAATTCCATTGTATAATCCCACAGGTACTTGTTGTCCATAGGTCTTCAGTTTGAGAACAGCATAATCAAGATTTACATCAGATACCTCAAACCAAGGTTCAACGAAAAAGtagttctcttctctttctaggaACTCCTCATAAACAAATGTCACCTTTACACATTGACCAATGACATGGGCCCACATACTTGGCTCTACTCCCTTCCCCACAATATCACTTATTACATGCCGACAAGTGAAAAGGTACAACCCACTAAAGACAAAGCAAGTGGCACAACCTGTGTTCCCATTGTTGTCCCATGATAGGAACCCAACTGAATTACTGAGATGAGAAAGAAGTTTGTGGACTTTAACCAAAGTAGAGTTTTTGGTCAGTTTCCCAAAGTTTGCTTTATGCAATTTAAATAATTGTTTCCCCTTTcttatttgcttctctttctcAAAGTTTTCTCTAATTTTATCCCTTTCTCTTTTCAAACTGGGGTACTGGTTGACAATTTCTTCTATCAACCGAGAGGGGTTTATCACCTGTGACTCAGAATTCTGAGCAGCTGCTGCCACAGTAGCCACAGCAGCCACAGTAGCCACGGCAGCCACACTTTTCTTCTCAATGCTAAGCTGAAAGAGCTTGCCCTCCAGGTGATCAACCTTCTGTGAGCTTTCTAAAATGCAGTTCAGGTTTTCAATGAGTTTCCAATCATTATTCTC is a genomic window of Camelus bactrianus isolate YW-2024 breed Bactrian camel chromosome 10, ASM4877302v1, whole genome shotgun sequence containing:
- the FAM111A gene encoding serine protease FAM111A encodes the protein MKTKVSKGPEGGAVPKSQAGFSTLIPTSLLPGRSEPKWERSPWPAVCGAGRRASLLEGSGAPPAPGLGAGGGRGARGACFSQYRDVHLQAIMSSKKQRPQKDSYEKNSKKIEHYFSKVNEKQQNNPSTSQMKTDSRKSSENIANAQAEGPKDQTVSQDKTIYVHLNVNLKKNKKMPVVLTHTNKASLYMALSTLKAVREVMESHPDQEMLVCGKSGIEGYLNLGMPLSCFPEGCHVEITFGPCKAKQEEVKQVFRQHNNMSTDDCVKFYIHAVGKGPRKKIVKCGQLHKDGCKLCIFAFKGESIKKALCEDGRFLPVLENNDWKLIENLNCILESSQKVDHLEGKLFQLSIEKKSVAAVATVAAVATVAAAAQNSESQVINPSRLIEEIVNQYPSLKRERDKIRENFEKEKQIRKGKQLFKLHKANFGKLTKNSTLVKVHKLLSHLSNSVGFLSWDNNGNTGCATCFVFSGLYLFTCRHVISDIVGKGVEPSMWAHVIGQCVKVTFVYEEFLEREENYFFVEPWFEVSDVNLDYAVLKLKTYGQQVPVGLYNGIGPAPHSGLIYIIGHPDGQAKSTDACSVIPQGQREEAYQESLQAREAESYSPGMQYIHMHTQRSFPETIRESGLITYHTSFYLGSSGSPVFDSNGSLVAMHTAGFPYIYQGEFSSIIEFGSTLKSILSDIKENHTKWYEEVFTNLQEVEMVSV